The Desulfobulbaceae bacterium DB1 genome includes a region encoding these proteins:
- a CDS encoding transposase, which yields MPRRARIVLPNCPHHIIQRGHNRQVVFAGDADYLYYLDNLREWKIELGCKVYAYCLMTNHVHLVIDPGDQAENLGLLMKRVAGRQTRYVNKMEKRSGSLWEGRFKSSPINANEYLLACCRYVELNPVRAGMVEDPSQYAWSSCPAKTGIKEQSWLDLDLFYLGLADTANERAEKYAKWLCGTVPDGEWKLIREATQRGQLTANSKFEKEISRKLGRRIELRGPGRPKKNKK from the coding sequence ATGCCACGTCGAGCCCGAATAGTTCTACCAAACTGTCCGCACCACATCATTCAGCGCGGTCACAACCGACAGGTGGTGTTTGCTGGAGATGCTGATTACCTGTATTACCTTGATAATCTCCGGGAATGGAAAATCGAGTTGGGATGTAAAGTTTACGCCTACTGCCTGATGACCAACCATGTCCATCTCGTTATCGATCCGGGAGATCAAGCTGAAAATCTGGGTCTGCTCATGAAACGGGTAGCTGGCCGCCAGACCCGCTATGTCAACAAGATGGAGAAACGGAGCGGTTCGCTCTGGGAAGGCCGTTTCAAATCAAGCCCGATCAATGCAAATGAATATCTGCTTGCCTGCTGCAGGTACGTGGAGTTGAATCCAGTACGTGCGGGTATGGTTGAAGACCCTTCTCAATATGCCTGGTCAAGTTGTCCTGCAAAGACCGGCATCAAAGAACAGTCATGGCTCGATCTCGATCTTTTCTATCTGGGCCTTGCTGATACTGCAAATGAAAGGGCTGAGAAGTACGCAAAATGGCTTTGTGGGACCGTTCCAGATGGGGAATGGAAATTGATCCGTGAGGCGACTCAACGGGGACAATTGACGGCGAACAGCAAGTTTGAAAAAGAAATTTCACGAAAATTGGGTCGCCGAATTGAATTGCGCGGCCCAGGACGGCCCAAGAAGAATAAAAAATAA
- a CDS encoding transposase, whose product MPRRARIVLPNCPHHIIQRGHNRQVVFAGDADYLYYLDNLREWKIELGCKVYAYCLMTNHVHLVIDPGDQAENLGLLMKRVAGRQTRYVNKMEKRSGSLWEGRFKSSPINANEYLLACCRYVELNPVRAGMVEDPSQYAWSSCPAKTGIKEQSWLDLDLFYLGLADTANERAEKYAKWLCGTVPDGEWKLIREATQRGQLTANSKFEKEISRKLGRRIELRGPGRPKKNKI is encoded by the coding sequence ATGCCACGTCGAGCCCGAATAGTTCTACCAAACTGTCCGCACCACATCATTCAGCGCGGTCACAACCGACAGGTGGTGTTTGCTGGAGATGCTGATTACCTGTATTACCTTGATAATCTCCGGGAATGGAAAATCGAGTTGGGATGTAAAGTTTACGCCTACTGCCTGATGACCAACCATGTCCATCTCGTTATCGATCCGGGAGATCAAGCTGAAAATCTGGGTCTGCTCATGAAACGGGTAGCTGGCCGCCAGACCCGCTATGTCAACAAGATGGAGAAACGGAGCGGTTCGCTCTGGGAAGGCCGTTTCAAATCAAGCCCGATCAATGCAAATGAATATCTGCTTGCCTGCTGCAGGTACGTGGAGTTGAATCCAGTACGTGCGGGTATGGTTGAAGACCCTTCTCAATATGCCTGGTCAAGTTGTCCTGCAAAGACCGGCATCAAAGAACAGTCATGGCTCGATCTCGATCTTTTCTATCTGGGCCTTGCTGATACTGCAAATGAAAGGGCTGAGAAGTACGCAAAATGGCTTTGTGGGACCGTTCCAGATGGGGAATGGAAATTGATCCGTGAGGCGACTCAACGGGGACAATTGACGGCGAACAGCAAGTTTGAAAAAGAAATTTCACGAAAATTGGGTCGCCGAATTGAATTGCGCGGTCCAGGAAGGCCCAAGAAGAATAAAATATAA